The proteins below come from a single Triticum aestivum cultivar Chinese Spring chromosome 5D, IWGSC CS RefSeq v2.1, whole genome shotgun sequence genomic window:
- the LOC123123384 gene encoding anthocyanidin 5,3-O-glucosyltransferase: MYKYPTPSTRPGTSTRRHAKARINISPSVRRLLAARKMTAQNGHGDLARKPVVVIYAPPGMAGHLVPTVELGKLLLAQGLQVTVLLGGGDTSFLDGVAAANLEISFHCLPPAALAPDVAAACSSSFEARVFELARASNPDLRDFLRSARPAALLIDFFCSAALDVGAELGVPTYFFLTTCVASVALCLYQPVIHEGTTLSFREMGGDPVRAPGLPPIPADHLAAAVMDRESLSNRHFLELSQRICDSRGVLVNSCRSLEPRAADAIVSGLCTPPGLPTPPVYCIGPLIKPDEETGTTKRHECLAWLDGQPEASVVFLCFGSMGRFSAEQVKEMASGLEASGQRFLWVVRRPPPPGAERRPPADGDDDGLDLDALFPEGFLKRTKDRGLVVTSWAPQRQVLAHVAVGGFVTHCGWNSVLEAVAAGVPMLAWPLYAEQRMNRVFLVEEMRLAVPMEGYDKKMVESSEVAAKVRWLIESDGGRELRQRTRAAMRLAEEALGDDGESRAALADLTSQWKKSAAAES, from the coding sequence ATGTACAAATATCCCACTCCCTCCACTCGGCCAGGCACCAGTACACGGCGGCACGCCAAAGCCCGCATTAATATCTCTCCGTCCGTCCGTCGTCTTCTCGCCGCCCGGAAGATGACGGCCCAGAACGGCCACGGCGACCTCGCAAGGAAGCCGGTAGTCGTCATCTACGCGCCGCCGGGGATGGCGGGCCACCTGGTCCCCACGGTGGAGCTCGGCAAGCTGCTCCTGGCGCAGGGCCTCCAGGTCACCGTCCTCCTCGGCGGGGGCGATACGTCGTTCCTCGACGGCGTCGCCGCCGCCAACCTGGAGATTTCCTTCCACTGCCTGCCCCCGGCCGCGCTCGCCCCCGACGTGGCCGCCGCCTGCAGCAGCAGCTTCGAGGCCAGGGTCTTCGAGCTCGCGCGCGCCTCCAACCCGGACCTGCGAGACTTCCTCCGCTCCGCCCGACCGGCCGCCCTCCTCATCGACTTCTTCTGCAGCGCCGCGCTCGACGTCGGCGCCGAGCTCGGCGTGCCCACCTACTTCTTCCTCACCACCTGCGTCGCCAGCGTCGCCCTCTGTCTCTACCAGCCGGTCATCCACGAGGGGACCACGCTGAGCTTCCGGGAGATGGGCGGCGACCCCGTGCGCGCTCCGGGATTGCCGCCGATACCTGCAGATCACCTCGCCGCGGCCGTCATGGATCGCGAGAGCCTGAGCAACAGGCACTTCTTGGAGCTGTCCCAAAGGATATGCGACTCACGGGGCGTCCTCGTCAACAGCTGCCGCTCCTTGGAGCCGCGCGCCGCCGACGCCATCGTCTCCGGCCTGTGCACTCCGCCCGGGCTTCCAACGCCGCCGGTGTACTGCATCGGGCCGCTGATAAAGCCCGACGAGGAGACCGGGACGACGAAGCGCCACGAGTGCCTGGCGTGGCTCGACGGCCAGCCGGAGGCCAGCGTGGTCTTCCTCTGCTTCGGCAGCATGGGCCGGTTCAGCGCGGAGCAGGTCAAGGAGATGGCGTCGGGGCTGGAGGCGAGCGGGCAGCGGTTCCTGTGGGTCGTGCGGCGCCCGCCCCCGCCAGGCGCCGAGCGCCGGCCGCCggccgacggcgacgacgacggcctcGACTTGGACGCGCTGTTCCCGGAGGGCTTCCTGAAGCGGACCAAGGACAGGGGCCTGGTGGTCACGTCCTGGGCGCCGCAGCGGCAGGTGCTGGCGCACGTCGCCGTCGGCGGCTTCGTGACGCACTGCGGCTGGAACTCGGTGCTGGAAGCCGTCGCTGCGGGCGTGCCCATGCTGGCATGGCCGCTGTACGCGGAGCAGCGCATGAACAGAGTATTCCTCGTCGAGGAGATGCGGCTGGCCGTGCCCATGGAAGGGTACGACAAGAAGATGGTCGAGTCCAGCGAGGTGGCGGCGAAGGTGCGGTGGCTGATCGAGTCGGACGGCGGGAGGGAGCTCCGGCAGCGGACGCGCGCGGCCATGCGCCTGGCGGAGGAGGCGCTGGGCGACGACGGTGAGTCGAGGGCCGCGCTGGCGGATCTAACGAGTCAGTGGAAGAAAAGCGCCGCCGCCGAGAGTTAA